In Salinirussus salinus, the following proteins share a genomic window:
- a CDS encoding NUDIX hydrolase — protein MAGDLMRAGSGDRAPGVRDGAKALVSVNGRCLLVKERHADGRPFWTLPGGGLEPGESPAAGLRREIVEELRCRVAVDEPVDEFWYAHTRPDVALSRYVVYGCRLLDGITANRHEGLLDVRWVRPADPPAATLPQVRRLLERAD, from the coding sequence ATGGCTGGAGACCTCATGCGCGCGGGAAGTGGTGACCGCGCCCCGGGGGTCCGCGACGGCGCGAAGGCACTGGTCTCTGTCAACGGGCGGTGCTTGCTTGTGAAAGAACGGCACGCGGATGGGCGCCCGTTCTGGACCTTGCCCGGCGGGGGCCTCGAGCCGGGGGAGTCACCGGCCGCCGGACTCAGGCGGGAGATCGTTGAGGAGCTTCGCTGTCGCGTCGCCGTCGACGAACCCGTCGATGAGTTCTGGTACGCCCACACCCGGCCGGACGTCGCGCTGTCGCGGTACGTCGTCTACGGCTGCCGGCTCCTTGACGGAATAACGGCGAACCGACACGAAGGTCTACTCGACGTCCGCTGGGTCCGACCCGCCGACCCGCCGGCTGCGACGCTCCCACAGGTCCGGCGTCTGCTCGAACGGGCCGACTGA
- a CDS encoding DUF7837 family putative zinc-binding protein: MSLYSPLTLRGVLGATSSWLRGGDRRLKSPREPGRGFITKTGSEQSSAMSGADPGEPGRSLGSCPECETPIPGQRLLISYETTEGRSRMFAACPSCEAVVHPIGHPPQ; encoded by the coding sequence ATGTCGTTGTACTCTCCGCTTACCCTTCGTGGGGTTTTGGGAGCGACAAGTTCCTGGCTCCGCGGTGGCGACAGACGCCTGAAGAGTCCCCGAGAGCCCGGTAGAGGGTTCATAACCAAGACGGGGTCGGAACAATCGTCGGCCATGTCCGGTGCCGACCCCGGCGAGCCCGGTCGGTCGCTTGGCTCCTGCCCCGAGTGCGAGACGCCGATCCCGGGGCAGCGACTGCTTATCTCCTACGAGACCACCGAAGGAAGATCCCGGATGTTCGCCGCGTGCCCGTCCTGTGAAGCTGTCGTCCACCCGATCGGCCACCCACCGCAGTAG
- a CDS encoding HTH domain-containing protein, with translation MAEKSDGRGERGSEGTDVGMTGPVDSPSVDVYLRSLSPPAGTHDRQAEIIDRLSELSSSDRLDSLSVSVWGERVCLCEVCAGTGSGRAALDRLGEFRNWVETVEGGELPFERRTIRSEYTHTEQGVIVPPCVTMAVYSGDTLVGVFPHSVSDETRTVTDALEALEAALESGRSLPANR, from the coding sequence ATGGCTGAGAAGTCCGACGGACGCGGTGAGCGGGGTAGTGAGGGGACGGACGTGGGGATGACGGGCCCGGTCGACAGTCCCTCCGTCGACGTCTACCTGCGGTCTCTCTCGCCGCCGGCTGGCACGCACGACCGGCAGGCCGAGATCATCGACCGCCTCTCGGAACTCTCCTCCAGCGACCGCCTCGATAGCCTCAGCGTTTCGGTCTGGGGCGAACGGGTCTGCCTCTGTGAGGTGTGTGCCGGCACCGGGAGCGGCCGGGCTGCACTCGACCGGCTGGGGGAGTTCCGGAACTGGGTCGAGACAGTCGAGGGGGGCGAGCTCCCGTTCGAGCGCAGGACCATCCGGTCGGAGTACACCCACACGGAACAGGGGGTCATCGTACCGCCGTGCGTGACGATGGCCGTCTACAGCGGGGACACGCTCGTCGGGGTGTTCCCACACTCCGTATCCGACGAGACCCGGACCGTCACCGACGCGCTCGAAGCACTCGAAGCGGCACTCGAGTCGGGCCGCTCGTTACCCGCGAACCGCTGA
- a CDS encoding DUF1616 domain-containing protein, translating to MTGSRRSSSSSFPSLPPDLWAVVGVVVLTDVLVVTSLVQTSVLWVVGVLFVVFVPGYACTAALFPERGGPDGRGTRHSAVGSGGSSALGSTRTAGIDGVERAVLSVGLSIAIVPLTAIGLDIVGVGPTLAPVVVAVSVVSLLAVGAAAVRRAKLPANRRYSVDVASLLPGAGFTDDAALDTVLNVFVAVSLVVAAASAGYVVAFGSAEGDTELYLLTQNESGELEAGSYPGVLEQGRTEPLTLGVDNHEGESVPYTVVVKLQRMQTAGDSATVVEERELRRFVPTVEDGGTWTTTYGVTPTMTGEDVRLAVLLYRGEAPQNPTLESAYRATHLWVEVTPSER from the coding sequence GTGACAGGCTCCAGACGGTCATCCTCGAGTTCCTTCCCGAGCCTCCCGCCCGACCTCTGGGCCGTCGTCGGAGTCGTCGTACTGACCGACGTACTCGTCGTGACGTCGCTGGTCCAGACCTCCGTACTGTGGGTGGTCGGCGTGCTGTTCGTCGTATTCGTTCCGGGGTACGCCTGTACGGCGGCGCTCTTTCCCGAGCGAGGAGGACCCGACGGCCGCGGTACGCGGCATTCAGCTGTGGGCAGCGGCGGAAGCTCTGCGCTCGGTTCGACGCGGACGGCTGGCATCGACGGCGTCGAGCGGGCGGTGCTCTCTGTCGGCCTGAGCATCGCCATCGTCCCGCTCACCGCCATCGGACTGGACATCGTGGGGGTCGGTCCCACGCTGGCGCCCGTGGTCGTAGCCGTGAGCGTCGTGTCGCTTCTGGCGGTCGGGGCAGCCGCTGTCCGGCGGGCTAAACTCCCGGCGAATCGACGGTACAGTGTCGACGTTGCTTCCCTGCTCCCGGGCGCGGGTTTCACCGACGACGCGGCGCTGGATACGGTACTCAACGTCTTCGTCGCCGTCAGCCTCGTCGTCGCCGCCGCGAGCGCGGGGTACGTGGTGGCCTTCGGGTCCGCAGAAGGCGACACGGAGCTCTATCTCCTCACGCAAAACGAGTCGGGCGAGCTCGAGGCGGGGTCGTACCCCGGGGTGCTCGAACAGGGCCGGACAGAGCCGCTCACTCTCGGGGTCGACAACCACGAGGGGGAGTCGGTCCCGTACACGGTGGTCGTCAAACTCCAGCGGATGCAGACTGCCGGGGACTCGGCGACGGTCGTCGAGGAGCGGGAGCTCAGGCGGTTCGTCCCGACGGTCGAGGACGGAGGAACCTGGACCACGACCTACGGGGTCACCCCGACGATGACGGGCGAGGACGTGCGGCTGGCGGTCCTTCTCTACCGGGGCGAAGCCCCACAGAACCCGACCCTTGAGAGCGCGTACCGGGCGACACACCTCTGGGTAGAGGTCACCCCCTCGGAGAGGTAG
- a CDS encoding FG-GAP repeat domain-containing protein: MEFDHERIDADPPAERMSFCLVEDLTGNGRPDVLIGANGANRWIEVPVVQASVDLRQVPGIQSALAALETNVFWYENPGWERHEIAVTPHLAVGGALGDLTGDGRADLVAGQNLVPGLYWYEQPEDPRDTWSRRLITEDFEKYHDVAVADVDSDGDREVVFLSQESAVLGYYEIPENPRQEPWPRDLRQLVAENISVEGLLVTDLDGDGRNELVAGTELFRRSEGGGWERETLAEGWGWTRIAAADLDGDGLQELVVTEGDIPYKADRPARLAVFDPPDWEVKVLRDDLYNPHTLQLADFDGDGHVDIYVAEMGLDGYDDPTHRIFHNPGDGSLSFEDVVVDRGTPTHEAKAVDLTGDGLPDIVGKGYAGSHVDVWYNRTEPTG, from the coding sequence ATGGAGTTCGACCACGAGCGGATCGACGCGGATCCGCCCGCAGAGCGGATGAGCTTCTGTCTCGTCGAAGACCTCACCGGAAACGGGCGTCCGGACGTTCTCATCGGTGCGAACGGGGCGAACCGGTGGATAGAGGTTCCGGTCGTACAGGCATCCGTCGACCTGCGGCAGGTCCCCGGCATCCAGTCGGCGCTCGCTGCTCTCGAAACCAACGTCTTCTGGTACGAGAACCCGGGCTGGGAGAGACACGAGATAGCAGTGACACCGCATCTGGCGGTCGGCGGTGCCCTCGGCGATCTGACGGGGGACGGGCGTGCCGACCTCGTCGCCGGACAGAACCTGGTCCCCGGCCTCTACTGGTACGAACAGCCCGAGGACCCCCGGGATACCTGGAGCCGCCGACTCATCACCGAGGACTTCGAAAAGTACCACGACGTGGCTGTGGCGGACGTTGACAGCGACGGGGACCGCGAGGTCGTCTTTCTCTCCCAGGAGAGTGCCGTTCTCGGGTATTACGAGATCCCCGAGAACCCGCGCCAGGAACCCTGGCCCCGAGACCTGCGACAGCTCGTCGCCGAGAACATCTCCGTCGAAGGGCTCCTCGTGACCGACCTCGACGGTGACGGGAGAAACGAACTGGTCGCCGGCACGGAACTGTTTCGCCGGTCGGAGGGTGGCGGCTGGGAACGGGAGACTCTCGCCGAGGGGTGGGGGTGGACCAGGATCGCCGCCGCAGACCTCGACGGCGACGGGCTGCAGGAGCTGGTCGTGACCGAGGGGGACATCCCGTACAAGGCCGACCGGCCTGCCCGACTGGCGGTGTTCGACCCGCCGGACTGGGAGGTGAAGGTCCTCCGCGACGACCTCTACAACCCGCACACCCTCCAGCTTGCGGATTTCGACGGCGACGGGCACGTGGACATCTACGTCGCCGAGATGGGACTTGACGGCTACGACGACCCGACACACCGGATCTTCCACAATCCCGGGGACGGGTCGCTGAGTTTCGAGGACGTCGTGGTCGACCGCGGAACGCCGACACACGAGGCGAAAGCGGTCGACCTGACCGGAGACGGGCTCCCCGACATCGTCGGGAAGGGGTACGCTGGCTCCCACGTCGACGTCTGGTACAACCGGACCGAGCCGACGGGCTGA
- a CDS encoding NAD-dependent epimerase/dehydratase family protein, which translates to MTDLQKDTVLVTGGGGFIGSHLTEHLVDRGADVVVADDFSRGRLANLDHLLEEVALEPVDLTTREGCVRAVEGVDHVFHLAASVGGIHYITSENVGGLTPSVLMNHHLLEAARREGVDTFLFASSACIYRQQHDGLNEFSEDQAVPADPHSTYGWAKILGEVACEAYHTDCDIETGSVRIFNAYGPRESLDPESSHVIPSLCRKAVETPDGGSIELFGDGTQERGFIYVTDLVEGLVQATEVGLGGEAINLGNAQEVVTINELASRIIDLSGKNIAIEHDRSKPTGTDRYCADTERMRDRLNWKPRVPLEEGLRRTYQWVERELTAAGEVAAGREEWVTHD; encoded by the coding sequence ATGACCGACTTGCAGAAAGATACCGTGCTAGTGACGGGTGGTGGGGGGTTCATCGGCTCCCACCTGACCGAGCATCTGGTCGACCGGGGCGCCGACGTGGTCGTGGCCGACGACTTCTCGCGCGGCCGCCTGGCCAACCTCGACCACCTGCTGGAAGAGGTCGCGCTTGAACCGGTCGACCTGACCACGAGGGAGGGCTGTGTCCGGGCAGTGGAAGGCGTCGACCACGTGTTCCACCTGGCGGCGAGCGTCGGCGGGATCCACTACATCACCTCGGAGAACGTGGGCGGGCTCACCCCGAGCGTGCTGATGAACCACCACCTCCTGGAGGCGGCGCGTCGAGAGGGGGTCGACACGTTCCTGTTCGCCTCGAGCGCCTGCATCTACCGACAGCAACACGACGGGCTCAACGAGTTCTCGGAGGACCAGGCGGTTCCGGCCGACCCTCACTCGACGTACGGGTGGGCGAAGATACTGGGCGAGGTTGCCTGCGAGGCCTACCACACCGACTGCGATATCGAGACCGGCAGCGTCCGCATCTTCAACGCGTACGGGCCACGGGAGAGCCTCGACCCGGAGAGCAGCCACGTCATCCCGTCGCTGTGCCGGAAGGCGGTTGAGACGCCCGACGGCGGTTCCATCGAGCTGTTCGGGGACGGGACGCAGGAACGTGGTTTCATCTACGTCACCGACCTCGTCGAAGGACTGGTCCAGGCGACGGAGGTGGGGCTCGGCGGCGAGGCCATCAACCTCGGCAATGCCCAGGAAGTGGTGACGATCAACGAGCTGGCCTCGCGGATCATCGACCTCAGCGGGAAAAACATCGCGATAGAGCACGACCGGTCGAAACCCACGGGGACGGACAGGTACTGCGCGGACACCGAGCGGATGCGGGACAGGCTCAACTGGAAGCCGCGGGTCCCGCTTGAGGAGGGGCTGCGTCGCACCTACCAGTGGGTCGAACGGGAGCTCACGGCAGCGGGTGAGGTCGCGGCCGGCCGCGAGGAGTGGGTGACCCATGACTGA
- a CDS encoding NAD-dependent epimerase/dehydratase family protein: MTEWGGERVLVTGGASFIGSHLVEDLVSAGARVRVADDLSSGERENLATVEDDIELRVGNLKRMGFAEDATAGVDTVFHLAADHGGRGYIANYPANCATNMALDNVVYEAAVANDVDRICFASSACTYPTDIQQERQRLREEMVSFDERGGAYADEVYGWAKLMGERSLQAYEEQYDIDASIVRIFTAYGPRENETHAIIALIAKAYAGQDPYRVWGDGEQTRNFTYVEDITRALRLAAENVTDATPVNAGISDYISINQVAGAVFDRLGWEPDEVEYLTDKPVGVRHRAADTTRAEELLGWEPRHTLQDGIDRTVDWYLEHRDEDHVRDNLETLLHER; encoded by the coding sequence ATGACTGAGTGGGGCGGCGAGCGCGTGCTCGTGACTGGGGGGGCGTCGTTCATCGGGTCACACCTGGTCGAGGACCTGGTCTCGGCGGGAGCGCGGGTCCGCGTCGCGGACGACCTCTCGAGCGGCGAGCGGGAGAACCTCGCCACCGTCGAGGACGATATCGAACTCCGGGTGGGGAACCTCAAGCGGATGGGGTTTGCCGAAGACGCCACCGCTGGCGTCGACACCGTGTTCCACCTCGCGGCCGACCACGGCGGCCGGGGATACATCGCGAACTACCCGGCGAACTGTGCCACGAACATGGCGCTGGACAACGTCGTCTACGAGGCCGCCGTGGCCAACGACGTCGACCGGATCTGCTTCGCCTCCAGCGCCTGTACCTACCCCACTGACATCCAGCAGGAGCGCCAGCGGTTGCGCGAGGAGATGGTCAGTTTCGACGAGCGCGGGGGCGCGTACGCCGACGAGGTGTACGGGTGGGCGAAGCTCATGGGCGAACGCTCCCTGCAGGCCTACGAGGAGCAGTACGACATCGACGCCTCGATCGTCCGGATATTCACGGCCTACGGCCCCCGGGAGAACGAGACCCACGCCATCATCGCTCTGATCGCCAAGGCCTACGCCGGTCAGGACCCCTACCGGGTCTGGGGGGACGGCGAACAGACCCGCAACTTCACTTACGTCGAGGACATCACGAGAGCGCTGCGCCTCGCCGCCGAGAACGTCACCGACGCTACTCCCGTCAACGCCGGGATCAGCGACTACATCAGTATCAACCAGGTCGCGGGGGCGGTCTTCGACCGGCTCGGCTGGGAACCCGACGAGGTGGAGTACCTGACGGACAAGCCGGTCGGGGTCCGACACCGGGCGGCCGACACGACCCGCGCCGAAGAGCTGCTCGGCTGGGAACCACGGCACACGCTCCAGGACGGGATCGACCGGACTGTCGACTGGTATCTGGAGCACCGCGACGAGGACCACGTCAGGGACAACCTCGAGACGCTGTTGCACGAGCGGTGA
- a CDS encoding glycosyltransferase family 4 protein: MSDAPKEYVLVTEYFHPDTASTGQLMTDLAVGLVERGLDLSVYTGQPNYHASDTGRQPHQETHEGVPVTRIRAPQVSQSSLPRRLFNWGVFTVWMVLVLARDRTADRELVFVSNPPVLPPAMWLLCKLKGWEYTYIVYDLYPDVVAASGHIREGGVVYRAWAAVNEHVFADASNVVALGPVMRDHIVEAAGEDFDPETVEVIHNWADGESIRPMEKSENWFSEEHDLVEPFTLVYSGNIGANHDLETVVEAARSFQDDPVRVLVIGEGDRKDEVVALAERYGLRGDTVRFLPYQDLGVLPYTLTSGDVSVVSVDAGMKGLCVSCKLYTSLAAGQPVLAISHPDDDEARLVERHDAGQVVRQHDVEGVVEAVQRWRGDPDLVERQGRNAREAFESNYTKEQSVDEYYRLLSDAPRVRVEPPQGGSR, translated from the coding sequence ATGAGCGACGCCCCAAAGGAGTACGTGCTCGTAACGGAGTACTTCCACCCCGACACCGCCTCGACGGGACAGCTGATGACCGACCTCGCGGTCGGCCTCGTCGAGCGCGGGCTCGACCTGTCGGTGTACACCGGGCAACCGAACTACCACGCGAGCGATACGGGTCGCCAGCCACACCAGGAGACTCACGAAGGTGTTCCGGTCACGCGGATCCGTGCCCCGCAGGTCAGCCAGTCCTCGCTCCCGAGACGGCTGTTCAACTGGGGCGTGTTCACCGTCTGGATGGTGCTCGTGCTCGCCCGCGACCGGACGGCGGACCGCGAGCTCGTCTTCGTCTCGAACCCGCCGGTTCTCCCGCCGGCCATGTGGCTGCTGTGCAAGCTCAAGGGCTGGGAGTACACCTACATCGTCTACGACCTGTACCCGGACGTCGTGGCCGCCTCGGGGCACATCCGTGAGGGGGGCGTCGTCTACCGGGCCTGGGCAGCCGTCAACGAACACGTCTTCGCGGACGCCAGCAACGTCGTCGCCCTGGGGCCGGTGATGCGCGACCACATCGTCGAGGCTGCGGGCGAGGACTTCGACCCGGAGACCGTCGAGGTCATCCACAACTGGGCGGACGGGGAGTCGATCCGGCCGATGGAGAAATCGGAGAACTGGTTCAGCGAGGAACACGACCTCGTCGAGCCGTTCACGCTGGTTTACTCCGGCAACATCGGCGCGAACCACGACCTGGAGACGGTCGTCGAGGCCGCCCGCTCCTTCCAGGACGACCCGGTCCGGGTGCTGGTCATCGGCGAGGGTGACAGGAAAGACGAGGTCGTCGCGCTGGCCGAGCGGTATGGCCTCCGGGGAGACACCGTGCGCTTCCTCCCGTACCAGGACCTCGGGGTCCTCCCGTACACACTGACCAGCGGGGACGTCTCGGTCGTCTCCGTCGACGCCGGGATGAAGGGGCTGTGTGTCTCGTGTAAGCTCTACACCTCACTGGCCGCCGGCCAGCCGGTCCTGGCCATCTCACACCCCGACGACGACGAGGCGCGGCTGGTGGAACGCCACGACGCGGGACAGGTCGTGAGACAGCACGACGTCGAGGGGGTCGTCGAGGCGGTCCAGCGGTGGCGGGGAGACCCCGACCTCGTCGAGCGGCAGGGGCGAAACGCCCGCGAGGCGTTCGAGTCGAACTACACGAAAGAACAGTCGGTCGACGAGTACTACCGGCTGCTCTCGGACGCACCCCGGGTCCGGGTGGAGCCGCCACAGGGAGGAAGCCGGTAG
- a CDS encoding alkaline phosphatase family protein: MEVILVGLDGLEPTLVEEWEQDLPTLRSLRERGSSGGVRSSDPPLSAPAWPWIFTGKQGGKHGCFGFTKRESGGYGRTPVNYGDIHAESLWEALDAAGVSCGVANVPLSYPPSDLDHGYVVAGWPVPNRVTVSEPPGVVETVERHLDERYRVHPFSMGPELQRASDEEVLADLTDGLWHHQRAFETLVRETDVDVFFCVFMASDVGGHYLGRNRELLHDLYVEVDSALGELLEACPSGVDVVVMSDHGHAALSDWNFYINEWLRQEGYLAVDDATGTDFRSLLRRAGLTRDRLVGVKSALGLDDVRSRLPQPVFDALRRVVPPADPGSEGFDPDRVEWERTEAYSPDQNVVYLNAEETHPQGTVAAADAERTADEIEAKLRELDHPEPGRDDRLVTSVGRKEAVFRGPFTPDAPALVPIADDMRVTVQTGFNDGEVFARDEWSEHRQVGTLVTAGPSFGQTADVDERSILDVYPLVLELVDTAVPENADGEVPGDRLSYDPDPATRESNDGHSEAREYTDDEREEVRDQLNSLGYLE; encoded by the coding sequence ATGGAGGTGATCCTCGTCGGGCTGGACGGATTAGAGCCGACCCTGGTCGAGGAGTGGGAGCAGGACCTCCCCACGCTCCGGTCGCTGCGCGAGCGCGGCTCTTCTGGGGGGGTCCGGTCCTCCGACCCGCCGCTGTCGGCGCCTGCGTGGCCGTGGATCTTCACCGGGAAACAGGGTGGCAAGCACGGCTGCTTCGGGTTCACGAAGCGCGAGTCGGGCGGGTACGGCCGGACGCCCGTCAACTACGGCGACATCCACGCCGAGTCGCTGTGGGAGGCGCTCGACGCCGCCGGAGTGTCCTGTGGGGTCGCCAACGTCCCGCTGAGCTACCCGCCGAGCGACCTCGACCACGGGTACGTCGTCGCGGGCTGGCCGGTCCCGAACCGGGTCACGGTGAGCGAGCCGCCGGGAGTCGTCGAGACCGTGGAACGACACCTCGACGAGCGGTACCGGGTCCACCCGTTCAGCATGGGGCCGGAGCTCCAGCGGGCGAGCGACGAGGAGGTGCTCGCGGACCTCACCGACGGGCTCTGGCACCACCAGCGGGCCTTCGAGACACTCGTCCGCGAGACGGACGTGGACGTGTTCTTCTGTGTGTTCATGGCTTCCGACGTCGGCGGCCACTACCTCGGACGCAACCGCGAGCTGCTCCACGACCTCTACGTGGAGGTCGACAGTGCACTCGGGGAGCTGCTCGAGGCGTGTCCGTCGGGCGTTGACGTGGTCGTGATGAGCGACCACGGCCACGCGGCACTCAGCGACTGGAACTTCTACATCAACGAGTGGCTCCGGCAGGAGGGGTACCTCGCCGTCGACGACGCGACGGGGACGGATTTCCGGTCGCTGTTGCGCCGGGCCGGGCTGACCCGGGACCGGCTGGTCGGTGTGAAATCCGCGCTCGGACTGGATGACGTCCGGAGCCGTCTCCCGCAGCCGGTGTTCGATGCGCTCCGGCGCGTGGTCCCGCCGGCCGACCCCGGTAGCGAGGGGTTCGATCCCGACCGCGTCGAGTGGGAGCGGACGGAAGCGTACAGCCCCGACCAGAACGTGGTGTACCTCAACGCGGAGGAGACACACCCACAGGGGACAGTCGCGGCCGCGGACGCGGAGCGGACGGCCGACGAGATCGAGGCAAAGCTCCGGGAGCTTGACCACCCGGAACCCGGACGCGACGACCGACTGGTCACCAGCGTCGGCCGCAAGGAAGCGGTCTTCCGGGGCCCCTTTACCCCGGACGCGCCCGCCCTCGTCCCGATAGCCGACGACATGCGGGTGACGGTCCAGACGGGGTTCAACGACGGCGAGGTCTTCGCCCGCGACGAGTGGAGCGAGCACCGCCAGGTCGGAACGCTCGTCACCGCGGGACCGTCGTTCGGCCAGACGGCGGACGTCGACGAACGGAGCATCCTCGACGTCTACCCGCTCGTGCTGGAGCTGGTCGACACGGCCGTTCCCGAGAACGCCGACGGCGAGGTCCCGGGAGACCGGCTCAGTTACGACCCGGACCCGGCGACCCGCGAGAGCAACGACGGCCACTCCGAGGCCCGCGAGTACACGGACGACGAGCGCGAGGAGGTCAGAGACCAGCTGAACAGCCTCGGGTACCTCGAGTGA
- a CDS encoding sulfatase-like hydrolase/transferase, whose protein sequence is MNGDSTQRRRTGTGPDTTGDSATRPDVVLVTIDAWRADAVERMPALRRLAAENGYDRSRAVSGSAATHGAFPPILASDHIVRTYDTEGGLRPGTSPLPEVLADHGYRTGAVVGSNPFLARWSRCFDYFWNDGMRDDVEFGGPNYSTVDRVQRFLRLQKRVTATEVAERASEWYREQDPPRFLWMHLMDAHGPYFPGLRGARRTGVYRTYRTLFDYHVRDRQSPETLARLRELYHRCLERLDDRLAAVLDFVDSDAVVVLTGDHGEEFDHGFHGHAQLYDECVTTPLLTANLSHPTAECDVRHLDVGPTILDEVGLPSPATWAGTPVDGTTRHALLFNHSPDHERTYVGVRTGRYKFIKSFDHERWTVEGRTLYDLAADPEERTPVENPDVARELERTVDSFLAREDVELETIRQTTTGIDADVERRLEELGYV, encoded by the coding sequence ATGAACGGGGATTCCACACAGCGTCGACGGACGGGTACCGGGCCGGACACCACGGGCGACTCCGCCACGCGGCCCGACGTGGTGCTGGTCACCATCGACGCGTGGCGGGCGGACGCCGTCGAACGGATGCCCGCCCTCCGACGGCTCGCTGCGGAGAACGGGTACGACAGGTCCCGGGCGGTCAGCGGCTCGGCGGCCACTCACGGGGCCTTCCCCCCGATCCTGGCGAGCGACCACATCGTGCGGACCTACGACACGGAGGGGGGGCTCAGACCCGGCACCAGCCCGTTGCCCGAGGTCCTCGCCGACCACGGGTACCGGACGGGCGCGGTCGTCGGCTCGAACCCCTTCCTCGCGCGGTGGAGCCGGTGTTTCGACTACTTCTGGAACGACGGCATGCGGGACGACGTCGAGTTCGGCGGGCCGAACTACTCGACGGTCGACAGAGTACAGCGGTTCCTCCGGTTGCAAAAGCGCGTGACGGCCACCGAGGTCGCCGAACGGGCGAGCGAGTGGTACCGGGAGCAGGACCCACCGCGGTTCCTCTGGATGCACCTGATGGACGCTCATGGGCCGTATTTCCCCGGGTTGCGCGGCGCACGGCGGACCGGAGTCTACAGGACCTACCGGACGCTGTTCGACTACCACGTTCGCGACCGACAGTCACCGGAGACGCTGGCCCGCCTCCGGGAGCTGTACCACAGGTGTCTCGAACGCCTCGACGACCGGCTTGCAGCCGTTCTCGATTTCGTCGACTCGGACGCTGTGGTGGTCCTGACCGGCGACCACGGCGAGGAGTTCGACCACGGCTTCCACGGCCACGCACAGCTGTACGACGAGTGTGTCACGACGCCGCTCCTGACCGCGAACCTGTCGCACCCGACGGCGGAGTGTGACGTCCGCCACCTCGACGTCGGGCCGACGATTCTGGACGAGGTCGGACTCCCGTCCCCCGCGACCTGGGCCGGTACGCCGGTCGACGGGACGACCCGGCACGCGCTGCTGTTCAACCACTCCCCCGACCACGAGCGGACCTACGTCGGCGTCAGGACCGGCCGGTACAAGTTCATCAAGAGCTTCGACCACGAGCGGTGGACCGTCGAGGGACGGACCCTCTACGACCTAGCGGCCGACCCCGAGGAGCGGACGCCCGTCGAAAACCCCGACGTGGCCCGGGAGCTCGAGCGGACGGTCGATTCGTTCCTGGCGCGGGAGGACGTCGAACTGGAGACGATCAGACAGACGACGACCGGCATCGACGCCGATGTCGAACGGCGCCTCGAGGAGTTGGGATACGTATGA